From a region of the Acidobacteriota bacterium genome:
- a CDS encoding nuclear transport factor 2 family protein: protein MARCVAGGSLFLLVIGLGLGALGQGSDQDQLEQLLEDYVAGWREADVKRLEKVFALEEGRVMWVSDASGQETLSSMTFAQVLERRKPQPEYGLEWSILSLDVVGGRLAVAKVRISRAGGSYIDFLVCQKIADRWKIINKTFLTQ from the coding sequence ATGGCGAGATGTGTTGCGGGCGGGAGTTTGTTTCTGTTGGTGATAGGGCTCGGTTTGGGCGCCTTGGGGCAAGGCTCGGACCAGGATCAGCTTGAGCAATTGTTGGAGGACTACGTGGCGGGTTGGCGGGAAGCTGATGTGAAGCGGCTGGAGAAAGTCTTTGCGCTGGAGGAGGGGCGGGTGATGTGGGTGTCGGACGCTTCCGGCCAGGAGACTCTCAGCTCGATGACCTTCGCCCAAGTGCTTGAAAGGCGGAAGCCTCAGCCGGAGTACGGACTCGAGTGGTCGATCTTGTCGCTCGACGTCGTGGGCGGACGCCTGGCCGTGGCCAAGGTGCGGATCTCGCGCGCGGGGGGCAGCTACATCGACTTCCTGGTCTGCCAGAAAATCGCCGACCGCTGGAAGATCATCAACAAGACCTTCCTCACCCAGTAG
- a CDS encoding HAD-IB family hydrolase — MKRGSPAAAFFDVDGTVVRGNIVLYYARMRTASMPAWMKWLWALAYLPTAAYYFVLDLKSRRRFNEVFYRSYARFSVSELEELAQWHFEEFMRPSVYADARRCIRRHQQQGHAVVLVTGSVTAVLRPLAEWLEADETYAAELEERNGHYSGRLSFGPITDAAKVEALREFARRNALKLEDCYAYADSMDDVPMLSQVGHAAVVNPGKRLKAVAEKRQWDVLRWKETVGQSGER; from the coding sequence GTGAAGCGAGGCTCACCGGCCGCTGCTTTCTTCGATGTCGATGGAACCGTGGTCCGCGGCAACATCGTCCTCTACTACGCCCGCATGCGTACCGCTTCCATGCCGGCTTGGATGAAGTGGTTGTGGGCGTTGGCCTACCTGCCCACCGCGGCCTATTATTTTGTGCTTGACTTGAAGAGCCGCCGCCGTTTCAACGAGGTCTTCTACCGCAGCTATGCCCGTTTTTCGGTGTCCGAACTGGAAGAGCTGGCCCAATGGCACTTCGAGGAATTCATGCGTCCCAGCGTCTATGCTGATGCCCGCCGCTGCATCCGACGGCACCAGCAGCAAGGACACGCCGTGGTACTGGTCACCGGCTCCGTGACCGCGGTGCTGCGTCCTCTGGCCGAGTGGCTGGAGGCCGACGAGACCTACGCGGCCGAGCTAGAGGAAAGGAACGGACACTACAGCGGACGACTCAGCTTCGGCCCCATCACCGACGCCGCCAAGGTTGAAGCCTTGCGCGAGTTCGCCCGCCGCAATGCGTTGAAGCTGGAGGACTGCTATGCGTATGCTGACAGCATGGACGATGTCCCCATGCTGAGCCAGGTCGGGCACGCGGCCGTCGTCAATCCTGGGAAACGGCTCAAGGCGGTGGCCGAGAAGCGCCAGTGGGACGTCCTGCGGTGGAAGGAGACGGTCGGGCAGTCCGGGGAGCGGTGA
- a CDS encoding diacylglycerol kinase family protein encodes MKIIYNPTAGGGRSERHRQRLEKLLKGRGQSYRLLPTEKPGHATQLAHQLVAEGEGRVVVMGGDGTIGEAVNGLLGSDCELGLIPVGTGNDLARSLGLPFNNVGGALEVLEKGGTKAIDIGWERDRHFILMTAIGYPAHVAEETNRMTRLKGSLAFFAAVYKALGRMKPISVRMWLDDEERELNCTSILLQNTPYCGGGQFMAPQASLEDGKLDVVVIAPVGKLDLMLNFPRIYRGTHVTHPAFSVHRASHVRIETETPMRKMFDGDICGETPLEARAMRAALRVVVPLE; translated from the coding sequence ATGAAGATCATCTATAATCCAACTGCCGGCGGCGGCCGCAGCGAACGTCATCGTCAGCGCTTGGAAAAACTCCTCAAGGGCCGTGGACAGTCCTACCGCTTGCTGCCGACCGAGAAGCCCGGCCACGCCACCCAATTGGCGCATCAGTTGGTGGCTGAGGGAGAAGGGCGAGTAGTGGTGATGGGGGGAGACGGCACGATCGGCGAGGCTGTCAACGGCCTGTTGGGCAGCGACTGCGAGTTGGGCCTCATTCCGGTGGGCACCGGCAACGACCTGGCCCGGAGTCTGGGGTTGCCCTTCAACAATGTCGGAGGCGCTCTGGAGGTGCTGGAGAAGGGAGGGACCAAGGCCATCGACATCGGTTGGGAGCGGGACCGCCATTTCATCCTCATGACGGCCATCGGCTATCCGGCTCACGTGGCTGAAGAAACCAACCGCATGACGCGGCTCAAAGGTTCGCTGGCTTTTTTCGCGGCTGTCTACAAGGCCCTGGGACGCATGAAGCCTATCTCCGTCCGCATGTGGCTGGACGATGAAGAACGCGAGCTGAACTGCACCTCGATTCTGCTCCAGAACACGCCCTATTGCGGCGGCGGGCAATTCATGGCTCCCCAGGCCTCGCTTGAGGACGGCAAACTCGACGTGGTAGTGATCGCCCCCGTGGGGAAGCTTGACTTGATGCTCAATTTCCCTCGCATCTATCGAGGCACCCACGTAACTCATCCAGCTTTCAGCGTCCACCGCGCGTCCCACGTGCGCATCGAAACCGAAACTCCCATGCGCAAGATGTTCGACGGCGACATCTGCGGCGAAACGCCGCTGGAAGCGCGAGCCATGAGGGCTGCCTTAAGGGTGGTAGTTCCGCTAGAATAG
- a CDS encoding AMP-binding protein, whose protein sequence is MGTISDYLSGKTLFITGSTGFLGQALVEKLLWSAPEVRRIYLLIRPKKQLRGTLTAQQRIQKELFQSSAFDRLYSRHGDGIEEFLKDKLEAVAGDISEDDLGIEADLLERLRGEVDVVINSAAVVSFDAPLNEALDLNVFGAVRLTHFAKSCRQAVLLHVSTAYVCGNTNASIPETLHHSAFESEDDFPQRGFKDLDLEISKIRSRVAAIEEQAQSKEVGRELMKQLVERNRKKGRKSSRGRRRDIVERLRRSWLRDKLVEDGMEWARQRGWNDTYTYTKALAEQMVMRERGDLPTAIVRPSVIESSLSEPSPGWLDGLRMADPLIAAIGKGRLKTLPLNPDAVLDIIPADMVVNALLAVLPTLQGAPREVGIYHVATGFENPIRLGTLYDLIHAFFESNPMLDRDGRPIAIKRLKYQTPERFRFRYKLRNAPLRRAEKTLDLLPVFDVVAKKYKRRIAATRIANEKLYYYGEIYEPYLNLDCRFQVDSTLRLYHKLPEDEKVEFNFDVTRLNWRYYVQNVHIPGVKKFILKVEGGGSLEVADPRELEPLKELTIPFLLRRAVERYPDRPMLQIKRGEQWERFSYRQVEEKSREIARRLQRYGLTKGDRAVLFSENLPEWGMTYLGAVSIGLVVVPIDAQTWHEEAWSVARFTEARCILASESCFSRLQRGGFDENEQSQQPRKLLNINDDCRPFSVDGFPLSTCWEEGGPELEEKVEIAPDDPASIIFTSGTIVNPRGALHSHSNFINNLLGVNHFLPIYDSDQLLCILPLYHAFAFSCGFLMPIYGGATISYAHSLKPRVLLEAMRETGTTCLLGVPTFLAMLRDDIERRILKTSKSKVKSSWVATSKQLSRTVKKRFGRNIGKALFSRIHQEFGGNIRIVVSGGSALGGELYDDYHAMGFPIYEGYGLTETAPVLTVSPLKRSRRESAGKPLPGVELRLFHPDEEGIGEIIVKTPSLMEGYYKNEAATREVIHDQWFHTGDLGWVDNDGYVYITGRIKDVIVTGAGKNVYPIDLEAIYRALPSIRDICVAGIKTGLTEEVHAVVVPSEDLNEDTDRAGLKREIQLEVSSLARELPSYHRLQAMHLYSGHLPRNEDGELDRQAIRCWLDRKLDGQAASERPSGEGKSAEGSDREVIIQELSRLSGLPEHEISPSSDLYTDLGLDSLLAIELLLFLESNFGITIPDDQASAIQTVGEVLSQVETRRPKGRKGPSNVVRSALPLSQRPLRDRICLGMTLSGLSLIYRYYLRLSLHGTENLPVDKPYIVAPNHSSHLDIGAILSAFKKARGARQAKRLHSVGARDYFFDNGFKSWFFSSFLNVIPLEREETSLAGLRLVKSILETGEPILIFPEGTRSVTGEIQGFKPGLGLMALELDVPIIPVYIKGTYQAMPKGSFLPRTGEVEVYFGPPIAMNAYRENGGRASDTYRRIASDVRQAVQRLAQEAGP, encoded by the coding sequence ATGGGAACCATCTCGGACTATCTCAGCGGCAAGACCCTTTTCATTACCGGATCGACCGGGTTTTTGGGTCAGGCGCTGGTCGAAAAGCTTCTCTGGTCGGCGCCCGAGGTGCGCCGCATCTACCTCTTGATCCGTCCTAAGAAGCAGTTAAGGGGAACCCTCACAGCCCAGCAGCGCATCCAGAAGGAACTCTTTCAGTCGAGCGCTTTCGACCGCCTCTACTCGCGCCACGGGGATGGCATCGAAGAGTTTCTCAAGGACAAATTGGAGGCCGTTGCCGGAGATATTTCCGAGGACGACCTGGGCATTGAAGCCGATTTGCTGGAGCGGCTCAGGGGCGAAGTCGACGTCGTCATCAACAGTGCGGCCGTGGTGTCCTTCGATGCCCCGCTCAACGAGGCCCTGGATTTGAATGTCTTCGGCGCCGTGAGGCTGACACATTTCGCCAAGTCCTGCCGCCAGGCGGTACTGCTGCATGTTTCCACCGCCTACGTGTGCGGCAACACCAACGCCAGCATCCCCGAAACGCTGCACCATTCGGCCTTCGAGAGCGAGGACGACTTTCCTCAGCGGGGTTTCAAGGACCTCGATCTGGAAATCAGCAAGATCAGGTCTCGGGTGGCGGCCATCGAAGAGCAGGCCCAGTCGAAGGAAGTCGGCCGCGAACTGATGAAGCAGTTGGTCGAGCGCAACCGCAAGAAAGGCCGCAAATCTTCCAGGGGCCGGCGGCGCGACATCGTTGAACGGCTGCGCCGTTCCTGGCTGCGCGACAAGCTGGTCGAGGACGGTATGGAATGGGCCCGCCAGCGTGGCTGGAACGATACCTACACCTACACCAAGGCTCTAGCCGAGCAGATGGTGATGCGCGAGCGCGGAGACTTGCCCACCGCCATCGTCCGACCCTCGGTGATCGAGAGCAGCCTTTCCGAACCCAGTCCCGGATGGTTGGACGGACTGCGCATGGCCGATCCGCTTATCGCCGCCATCGGCAAGGGACGCCTGAAAACCCTGCCCCTCAACCCCGATGCGGTCCTCGACATCATTCCAGCCGACATGGTGGTCAACGCCTTGCTGGCGGTGCTTCCCACGCTACAGGGAGCGCCGCGCGAGGTGGGCATCTACCACGTTGCCACGGGCTTCGAGAATCCTATCCGCCTGGGGACTCTTTACGACCTCATACACGCCTTTTTCGAGAGCAATCCGATGCTCGACCGGGATGGCCGCCCTATCGCCATCAAGCGCCTCAAGTACCAGACTCCCGAGCGTTTCCGCTTCCGCTACAAGCTGCGCAACGCCCCGCTGAGACGGGCCGAGAAGACGCTGGACCTGTTGCCGGTCTTCGACGTGGTGGCCAAGAAATACAAACGCCGCATCGCGGCCACCCGCATCGCCAACGAAAAGCTCTACTACTACGGAGAGATCTACGAGCCCTATCTCAACCTGGATTGCCGTTTCCAGGTCGACAGCACCCTGCGCCTCTACCACAAGCTGCCCGAGGACGAGAAGGTCGAGTTCAATTTCGACGTAACGCGTCTCAACTGGCGTTACTACGTGCAGAACGTGCACATCCCGGGGGTCAAGAAATTCATCCTCAAGGTGGAAGGCGGCGGTTCGCTGGAAGTGGCCGACCCCAGGGAGCTGGAGCCCCTCAAGGAGCTGACCATTCCCTTCCTCTTGCGGCGGGCCGTGGAACGCTATCCCGACCGGCCCATGCTGCAAATCAAGAGGGGCGAGCAGTGGGAACGCTTCAGCTACCGCCAGGTCGAAGAGAAATCCCGTGAGATCGCCCGCCGCCTGCAGCGCTACGGCCTGACAAAGGGAGACCGCGCCGTACTCTTTTCAGAGAACTTGCCGGAATGGGGAATGACTTATCTGGGCGCTGTTTCCATCGGGCTGGTCGTGGTGCCTATCGACGCCCAGACCTGGCATGAAGAGGCCTGGTCAGTGGCCCGTTTCACCGAAGCCCGTTGCATTCTGGCCTCCGAGTCCTGCTTCAGCCGTCTGCAACGCGGGGGGTTCGACGAAAACGAGCAGTCCCAGCAGCCCCGCAAGCTGCTCAACATCAACGACGACTGCCGGCCCTTCAGCGTCGACGGCTTTCCTCTCAGCACCTGTTGGGAAGAAGGCGGCCCCGAATTGGAAGAGAAGGTCGAGATCGCACCCGACGATCCCGCCTCCATCATCTTCACCAGCGGAACGATCGTCAATCCCAGGGGAGCCCTGCACAGCCACTCCAACTTCATCAACAATCTGCTGGGCGTCAACCACTTCCTGCCCATTTACGATTCCGACCAGTTGCTGTGCATTTTGCCCCTTTACCACGCCTTTGCCTTTTCCTGCGGCTTCCTCATGCCGATTTATGGCGGCGCCACCATCTCCTATGCCCATTCGCTCAAGCCGCGCGTCCTGTTGGAGGCCATGCGCGAAACCGGCACCACCTGCCTGCTTGGCGTACCCACTTTTTTGGCCATGCTGCGCGACGACATCGAGCGGCGCATCCTCAAGACCAGCAAGTCGAAAGTCAAGTCGAGCTGGGTGGCTACCTCAAAGCAACTGAGCCGCACGGTCAAAAAGCGCTTCGGACGCAACATCGGCAAGGCCTTGTTCTCTCGCATCCACCAGGAGTTCGGCGGCAACATCCGCATCGTCGTCAGCGGGGGATCGGCCTTGGGAGGCGAACTCTACGACGACTACCACGCCATGGGATTTCCTATCTACGAGGGCTACGGGTTGACGGAGACGGCTCCGGTGCTGACCGTCAGTCCGCTCAAGCGCTCGCGCCGCGAGTCGGCCGGCAAGCCCCTTCCCGGAGTGGAATTGCGCCTTTTTCATCCCGACGAGGAAGGGATCGGCGAGATCATCGTCAAGACGCCTAGCCTGATGGAGGGCTATTACAAGAACGAAGCCGCCACCCGCGAAGTGATTCACGACCAGTGGTTCCATACCGGAGACCTGGGCTGGGTCGACAACGACGGCTACGTCTACATCACGGGACGCATCAAAGACGTCATCGTGACGGGGGCCGGCAAGAACGTCTACCCGATCGACCTCGAGGCCATTTACCGCGCGCTTCCCTCCATACGCGACATCTGCGTGGCGGGTATCAAGACGGGCCTCACCGAGGAAGTCCATGCCGTGGTGGTTCCCAGCGAAGACCTCAACGAAGATACCGACCGCGCCGGACTGAAGCGCGAAATCCAGCTTGAAGTGAGCAGCCTGGCCCGCGAGCTGCCCAGCTATCATCGGCTGCAGGCGATGCATCTTTACAGCGGCCACCTGCCCCGCAACGAGGACGGGGAACTCGACCGCCAGGCCATCCGCTGCTGGCTGGACCGCAAGCTGGATGGACAGGCTGCTTCAGAACGGCCGTCCGGCGAGGGCAAAAGCGCTGAAGGCAGCGACCGCGAGGTCATCATCCAGGAACTGAGCCGCCTCTCCGGCCTTCCGGAGCATGAGATTTCTCCCTCCAGCGATCTTTACACCGACCTTGGGCTCGATTCGCTGCTGGCCATCGAATTGCTGCTCTTCCTGGAGAGCAACTTCGGCATCACCATTCCCGACGACCAGGCCTCCGCCATCCAGACGGTGGGAGAGGTGCTGTCGCAGGTCGAAACCCGCCGCCCCAAGGGGCGCAAGGGCCCCTCCAACGTCGTCCGCTCGGCGTTGCCGCTCTCCCAGCGTCCTCTGCGCGACCGCATCTGTCTGGGAATGACGCTGTCGGGATTAAGCCTGATTTACCGCTATTACCTGCGCCTGTCACTGCACGGCACCGAAAATCTGCCCGTGGACAAGCCCTATATCGTGGCTCCCAACCACTCCAGCCACCTTGACATCGGAGCCATACTGTCAGCCTTCAAGAAGGCTCGCGGCGCGCGCCAGGCCAAGCGGCTGCACAGCGTGGGCGCCCGCGACTACTTCTTCGACAACGGATTCAAGAGTTGGTTCTTCAGCAGCTTCCTCAACGTCATCCCCCTGGAGCGGGAAGAAACCTCACTGGCCGGACTGAGGCTGGTCAAGTCGATCCTGGAAACGGGCGAGCCGATCCTGATCTTTCCCGAGGGCACGCGCAGCGTAACGGGCGAGATCCAGGGCTTCAAGCCGGGACTGGGTTTGATGGCACTCGAGCTGGACGTCCCCATCATTCCCGTCTACATCAAGGGTACTTATCAGGCCATGCCCAAAGGCTCGTTCCTCCCGCGCACGGGCGAGGTCGAGGTCTATTTCGGGCCTCCCATCGCCATGAACGCCTACCGTGAGAACGGAGGCCGTGCCAGCGATACCTACCGGCGCATCGCTTCCGACGTCCGCCAAGCGGTCCAGCGCCTGGCCCAAGAGGCTGGCCCGTGA
- a CDS encoding medium chain dehydrogenase/reductase family protein, translating to MRAIRYVKSVPRYLTARYLGRRFPSLYTSGWAALQYVDIEPQPLPSPRWTRVRPSLSGICGSDLASLTAEGSAYFSPFTPSPFVFGHEVVGEVIECGAQVDRFKTGDRVILQPPLTCRVRQPEQPCSYCLGGNDIYCHKIDQGVIGAGLQTGFCQDTGGGWSDSFVAHELQLHAAPADLPDEIAVLAEPFSCSLHAANRAPLKDDKRILVIGCGTMGALTLAAIRSLGCKSHVTVVAKHPHQQELARRLGADIVIGTGSGFYSEIAEIYQARSFQPELGGPVFLGGADLCFDCIGSSRTIDDALRLTDTGGAVMLVGMPGIPKNVDWTAIWFKELTVTSSYTCHLPLFARAIDEVGKLRQELEGFVGAVYALEDYRKAIHCALNTGSSKVLKTAFRVHPP from the coding sequence ATGCGTGCCATCCGCTATGTCAAGAGCGTGCCTCGTTATCTCACGGCCCGCTACCTGGGGCGCAGGTTCCCGTCCCTCTACACCTCGGGATGGGCGGCTTTGCAGTACGTCGACATCGAGCCCCAGCCTCTGCCCTCCCCCCGTTGGACGCGCGTCCGCCCCTCGCTGAGCGGGATCTGCGGGTCGGACCTGGCTTCGCTGACGGCTGAAGGCAGCGCCTATTTCTCTCCTTTCACGCCCTCGCCTTTCGTCTTTGGTCACGAGGTTGTAGGCGAAGTGATCGAATGCGGGGCCCAGGTGGACAGGTTCAAGACGGGAGACCGCGTCATTTTGCAGCCCCCGCTCACCTGTCGCGTCCGCCAACCCGAGCAGCCTTGCAGCTATTGCCTCGGCGGAAACGACATCTACTGCCACAAGATCGACCAAGGGGTGATCGGAGCCGGTCTGCAAACCGGTTTCTGTCAGGATACCGGCGGAGGGTGGAGCGACAGCTTCGTGGCCCATGAACTGCAGCTTCATGCAGCCCCCGCCGACCTTCCCGACGAGATCGCCGTTTTGGCCGAGCCTTTCAGTTGCTCCCTCCACGCCGCCAACCGGGCCCCCCTCAAGGACGACAAGCGCATTCTGGTCATCGGTTGCGGGACCATGGGCGCCCTGACCCTTGCCGCCATCCGCTCGCTGGGCTGCAAATCACACGTCACTGTCGTTGCCAAGCATCCGCACCAGCAGGAATTAGCCCGCCGGCTGGGGGCCGACATCGTCATCGGCACCGGGTCCGGATTCTATTCCGAAATCGCCGAGATTTATCAGGCCCGTTCTTTCCAGCCCGAACTGGGCGGCCCTGTTTTCCTGGGCGGAGCCGACCTGTGTTTCGATTGCATCGGCTCTTCGCGCACTATCGATGACGCCTTGCGTCTGACCGACACGGGAGGCGCCGTGATGCTGGTGGGCATGCCCGGCATCCCCAAGAACGTCGATTGGACGGCCATCTGGTTCAAGGAACTGACGGTGACTTCGAGCTATACCTGCCATCTGCCTCTCTTCGCCCGGGCCATCGACGAAGTGGGCAAGCTGCGCCAGGAGCTGGAAGGATTTGTGGGAGCCGTCTACGCCCTGGAAGACTACCGCAAGGCCATCCACTGCGCCCTCAACACCGGCAGCAGCAAGGTCCTCAAGACCGCTTTCAGGGTTCACCCTCCATAG
- a CDS encoding protein-L-isoaspartate(D-aspartate) O-methyltransferase: MSEYDAQRRRMVERQLVPRGISDRAVLEAFYDVPRHCFVPPQHRRRAYADGPLPIGEGQTISQPYMVAITVQYAALDGHSKVLEIGTGSGYQTAILAEICSRVYTIERYPSLLERTRDLLEDMGYRNICFRAGDGTLGWPGEAPFDAILVSAGSPRKPPRPLLEQLEEDGGRLVIPLQNRGAQVLTVITRHGNQYEHHEKDPCSFVPLVGQHGWDE; encoded by the coding sequence CCCAGCGCCGCCGCATGGTCGAGCGTCAACTGGTTCCGCGGGGAATCAGCGACCGGGCGGTATTGGAGGCCTTTTACGACGTTCCGCGCCATTGCTTCGTCCCCCCGCAGCACCGCCGCCGGGCCTACGCCGACGGACCGTTGCCCATCGGCGAAGGACAAACCATCAGCCAGCCCTACATGGTGGCCATCACGGTGCAGTACGCTGCCCTCGACGGCCACTCGAAAGTGCTCGAGATCGGGACTGGAAGCGGCTACCAAACCGCCATCCTGGCCGAGATCTGCAGCCGGGTCTACACCATCGAACGCTACCCCTCGCTGTTGGAGAGAACGCGCGATCTGCTGGAGGACATGGGCTACCGCAACATCTGCTTCAGGGCCGGGGACGGCACGCTGGGCTGGCCCGGGGAAGCCCCCTTCGACGCCATCCTCGTCAGCGCCGGCAGTCCCCGCAAGCCGCCGCGTCCGCTGCTGGAGCAACTGGAAGAGGACGGGGGCCGCCTGGTTATTCCCCTGCAAAACCGGGGAGCTCAGGTCCTCACCGTCATCACCCGTCACGGCAATCAGTACGAACACCACGAGAAAGACCCCTGCTCTTTCGTCCCGCTAGTGGGGCAGCATGGGTGGGACGAGTAA
- a CDS encoding glycosyltransferase yields the protein MGEEFQIKVLFTNNTLDFRSGTELYVRDVAGALVRRGVSVAGFSPRLGAVAEEMREEGIAVVDRLDDLPFTPDIIHGHHHMEVMKALLRFPSTPAILYCHGSVPWEETPVAFPRILHYLAVDENNERRLRETEGIDAGRVTLLPNFVDLDRFQPRPPLSQRPRKALLFSSTVNSGKVATVRTACERAGLELDLLGKISGRFTPHPERELGRYDLVFAKGRAALEALAVGTAVIVMDLGKLGPMVSGDNLDRLRGLNFGLYTLEHDLTAENLVREIECYDAADARAVHERVRREAGLELIVGQLMRIYQSVIDEFARMPPQHQAEMQAAARYLEWLIPLLRKHAEDLDAEVRELNSSLTMRLRRRMLSNPVTARMARSIVLLLRRWS from the coding sequence GTGGGGGAGGAATTCCAAATCAAGGTTCTGTTCACCAATAACACCCTCGATTTTCGCTCCGGGACGGAGCTTTATGTGCGTGACGTGGCGGGGGCGTTGGTGCGCAGGGGGGTGAGTGTGGCGGGGTTCAGTCCGCGCCTGGGGGCGGTGGCCGAAGAGATGCGCGAGGAGGGGATCGCGGTTGTCGACCGCCTCGACGATCTTCCCTTCACCCCCGACATCATTCATGGACACCACCACATGGAGGTCATGAAGGCCCTGCTGCGATTCCCCTCCACGCCGGCCATCCTCTACTGCCACGGCAGCGTTCCCTGGGAGGAGACGCCCGTTGCCTTCCCCCGCATTCTCCATTACCTGGCCGTGGACGAGAATAACGAACGGCGCCTGCGTGAGACCGAGGGGATCGATGCGGGACGGGTGACCCTGCTGCCCAATTTCGTCGATCTCGACCGCTTTCAGCCCCGCCCTCCTTTATCGCAGCGTCCTCGCAAGGCCTTGCTCTTCAGCAGCACCGTGAATAGCGGCAAGGTCGCAACAGTTCGAACTGCTTGCGAACGAGCGGGTCTCGAACTTGATCTGCTGGGCAAAATCTCAGGCAGGTTCACTCCTCACCCCGAAAGGGAGCTGGGGCGTTACGACCTGGTATTCGCCAAAGGACGGGCCGCCCTCGAGGCCCTGGCCGTGGGCACAGCCGTCATCGTCATGGACCTGGGAAAGTTGGGACCGATGGTGAGCGGCGATAACCTAGACCGCTTGAGGGGGCTGAATTTTGGCCTCTACACCTTGGAACACGACTTGACGGCAGAAAATCTGGTGAGAGAAATCGAGTGCTATGACGCCGCCGATGCCCGAGCCGTTCATGAGCGCGTCCGCCGCGAGGCTGGTCTTGAACTGATAGTTGGTCAACTGATGCGGATCTACCAAAGCGTCATCGACGAATTCGCCCGCATGCCTCCGCAGCACCAGGCCGAAATGCAGGCCGCGGCCCGCTATCTGGAGTGGCTGATCCCTCTCCTCCGCAAGCATGCAGAAGATCTGGATGCCGAGGTGAGGGAGCTGAACAGCAGCTTGACCATGCGCCTGCGCCGTCGCATGCTCAGCAACCCGGTGACTGCCAGGATGGCCCGCTCGATCGTGCTCCTTTTACGAAGGTGGTCGTGA
- a CDS encoding sodium:solute symporter family protein, which produces MNIYFAVILIYLLALVGVAVWQGRGLRSQEDFSVAGRTLSPLVLFGTMLATWIGTGSIFGNAERTYEVGIATLIIPLSSVFGVIVLYFLAGRVRLTEQITIQDLLEQRYNATARVLGVITMTIAYITIVSYQYRAAGAVLHIVWDPISDEVASAVAAAFIILFTAIAGMKSIANIGLIQGITMIVGITVTLPMLFFRAGGVDGIRQALEPSHLEIFGPIGWIGALNLLLPSFFLILGDANMYQRFLSARDAGVAKLAVLWCVVGIGFMEVTIILTGWVGSALKPGLENPGYVIAEVSKEFLPTAVGALMLTTIMAIVLSTAGSYLLAPGTALIRDVYERFIYPEASGKHLVLMLRITTLVLGLAAFGISQLDDKFLEVALHAYTIYGAGITPALLAVFFWKRATAQGAVASIFAGTGVTLLWEYWLKELFQSSMGAVLPAVAISVLMLWLVSMLTPPPRKEKYEPFFAKK; this is translated from the coding sequence ATGAACATCTACTTCGCCGTCATCCTCATTTACCTGCTGGCCCTGGTTGGCGTAGCCGTTTGGCAAGGCCGCGGACTGCGCAGCCAGGAAGACTTCTCAGTAGCCGGCCGCACCCTTTCGCCGCTGGTCCTTTTCGGAACCATGCTGGCCACCTGGATCGGCACCGGCAGCATCTTCGGCAACGCTGAGCGCACCTACGAGGTCGGCATCGCCACCCTGATCATTCCGCTCTCCAGCGTCTTCGGCGTCATCGTGCTCTACTTCCTGGCCGGACGGGTGCGCCTGACCGAGCAGATCACCATCCAGGACCTGCTCGAGCAGCGCTACAACGCCACCGCCCGAGTCTTGGGCGTGATCACCATGACCATCGCCTACATCACCATCGTTTCCTACCAGTACCGGGCGGCGGGGGCGGTGCTTCACATCGTGTGGGACCCTATCAGCGACGAAGTGGCATCAGCCGTGGCGGCGGCCTTCATCATACTCTTCACCGCCATAGCCGGCATGAAGTCCATTGCCAACATCGGTCTGATTCAGGGCATCACCATGATCGTGGGCATCACGGTCACGCTGCCCATGCTCTTTTTCCGAGCCGGAGGCGTGGACGGGATCAGGCAGGCGCTGGAGCCCAGCCACCTGGAGATCTTCGGCCCCATCGGGTGGATCGGCGCTCTCAATCTGCTTCTGCCCTCGTTTTTCCTGATTCTGGGAGATGCCAACATGTACCAGCGCTTCCTTTCGGCGCGGGATGCGGGGGTGGCCAAGCTGGCAGTGCTGTGGTGCGTCGTCGGCATCGGTTTCATGGAAGTGACCATCATCCTCACCGGCTGGGTTGGAAGCGCGCTCAAGCCGGGCTTGGAAAATCCCGGGTATGTCATCGCCGAGGTTTCAAAAGAGTTTCTTCCCACGGCGGTCGGAGCCCTAATGTTGACCACCATCATGGCCATTGTCCTCTCGACAGCAGGTTCTTACTTGCTGGCGCCTGGGACCGCCCTCATCCGCGACGTCTACGAGCGCTTCATCTATCCCGAGGCCAGCGGCAAGCATCTAGTCTTGATGCTGAGGATCACTACGCTGGTGTTGGGCCTGGCCGCCTTCGGCATTTCTCAATTGGACGACAAGTTCCTCGAGGTCGCCCTGCACGCCTACACCATCTACGGAGCCGGCATCACGCCCGCCTTATTGGCCGTGTTCTTTTGGAAGCGGGCTACCGCCCAAGGAGCCGTGGCCTCCATCTTCGCCGGAACCGGAGTGACCCTGCTATGGGAGTACTGGCTCAAGGAACTCTTCCAGTCTTCAATGGGAGCCGTGCTTCCCGCCGTAGCCATTTCAGTCTTGATGCTGTGGCTTGTATCCATGCTGACGCCCCCTCCCCGCAAAGAAAAATACGAGCCCTTTTTCGCCAAAAAATAG